The DNA sequence ACACCGGTCCAGAAGGTCAGGATCGCGAAGAGGAACCAGCTCCAGGCAACGCGGTCGTAGTCGCCGAAAACGGCGAGCTGGAAACCCAAGGCGTAGATGTAGCTCAGGAGGCGAAAGACCTGCGCCGCCCGCCACATCGGCGCCACCGGGTCGGCGTCGTCGGTGGTGGCGTCACGCCGGGTGAGGGACCCGAGCCGCCCAGGACGGTACGTCATCACCGAACTCAGCTCGAATCGGCGGTACTGCCCGCTGTCCCACCGGTTTCGGGCTCGCCACGAGCACCGGACGTGCCGGGCACCGGCGACTCGTCGACCACATCGCCGCGGACACCGGGAGCATCCTTCTGGTCCCACAGTGGGCCATCGGGCTCGGCCTCGTACATGCGCTCGGCATCGCCGTGTTTTCGCAAGGCGGCCTCCCGCGCCGCAGCAACACCATGCGCCTCTGCCGTCCGCTCCTGCAACGTCCGTACCGCCGTGTTGAGGAAGGCGATGATCGGCACGGCGAGGAGCCCGCCGATGATCCCTGCCGTCACCAGCCCGGCCGCGATACCGAGCACCACGGCGACGGGGTGCAGGCGAACCGATCGTCCGAGCAGGAACGGTTGCAGCACATGACTTTCCACCTGCATGACCGCAACGACGATCGCGAGCGAGATCGCAGCGGCGACCCAGCCCTGGGTGACCAGCGCGACCAGCACCGCCAGACTGCCGGTCACGAGCGCGCCGACGATGGGAATGAACGCACCGATGAAGACCAACGACGCCAGCGGTAATGCCAAGGGGACCTGCAGGATAGCCAGACCGACGCCGATCCCGATCGCGTCGACCGCCGCCACCACCACGGTCGCCCGCACATAACCGACCAGTGAGCCGAACCCGCGTTGCCCTGCCTCCCAGACCTTTTCCCGTGATGCCTGCGGAATGGCGAGGGTGAGAAACCGCCATATCTGGCCGCCGCCGTAGAGGAAGAAGATGATCAGGAACAGCATCAGCAATGCGCCGGTGACGATCTCGCTCACCGTGGTGGCGGTGGCCAGCGCGCCTGAGGTGACCTTGTCCTCGTTGTCCTGCAGCACCTTGATCGCGTCGTCGCCGAGGTGGTCGATCTGGTCCTGACTGAGGTTCAGTGGCCCGTCGACGAGCCAACCCCGGCTGTCGTCAATCGTTTTGGTGACCTCGTCGGTCAATTGGGGCACACCGTCGATGAACTGCTGCACGACAAAGGTCAGAATCCCGGCGATGGCGCCGATCCCGACGATGAGAGTTCCCACCACCGCCAGGGACCGCGGTATCCCCCGCCGGTTGAGCCAGTCCACCACCGGAACAAGCAGCGCGGTACCCAGGACCGCGAGCCCGATCGGGACGACGACCTCTTCGAAAGACTGGATCACCCGCATCAAGGCGTAGAGGGCGGCACCGATGACCAACAGGCGCCATGCCCATTCCGCGGCAGCCCGCACGACCGGATGTACCTGAAGTCGATCGACTACACCGCTGTCCTGGGTCTTTCCATCGCTCACCCGGGCAACACTAGACCCGAAACACCGTCTACGCGGGCAACTGAAGTCGTCGGCAGTACACCGTCTGGCCGACCATTTCCGAACCGTGGCGCACCCGCCCGATAAGGTGCTGGACATGACGGCGACGCGCGGGGCCCGCCGCCGGTTCTGGTGGGTGCGTTGGGTGGTTCTCGCCCTCGTCCTGGTGGTACTGGCCGTTGAGGCCTACCTGGTGTGGCCGAAACTGAAGGAAACCTGGGTCCACATCGATGACATCGAGTGGGAATGGGTGGTGCTCTGCATCCTTGCCTCCATGTTGTCGATGGACAGCTTCGCGCAGGTCCAACGTGCACTCCTGCGGTCCGCAGGCCTCAAGATCAAGCAGTGGCAATCGCTTTCAGTGATCCTTGCCGCCAACTCGTTGAGTCAGACCATGCCCGGCGGCCAGGTGATGGCGCCGGCCTTCACGTACCGCCAGACCCGCAAGTGGGGCGCCACGCCTGTCGTGGCCTCC is a window from the Williamsia sp. DF01-3 genome containing:
- a CDS encoding AI-2E family transporter translates to MSDGKTQDSGVVDRLQVHPVVRAAAEWAWRLLVIGAALYALMRVIQSFEEVVVPIGLAVLGTALLVPVVDWLNRRGIPRSLAVVGTLIVGIGAIAGILTFVVQQFIDGVPQLTDEVTKTIDDSRGWLVDGPLNLSQDQIDHLGDDAIKVLQDNEDKVTSGALATATTVSEIVTGALLMLFLIIFFLYGGGQIWRFLTLAIPQASREKVWEAGQRGFGSLVGYVRATVVVAAVDAIGIGVGLAILQVPLALPLASLVFIGAFIPIVGALVTGSLAVLVALVTQGWVAAAISLAIVVAVMQVESHVLQPFLLGRSVRLHPVAVVLGIAAGLVTAGIIGGLLAVPIIAFLNTAVRTLQERTAEAHGVAAAREAALRKHGDAERMYEAEPDGPLWDQKDAPGVRGDVVDESPVPGTSGARGEPETGGTAGSTADSS